The following DNA comes from Candidatus Nitrosotalea okcheonensis.
TCTCAAGTGATTGTGTTTGGCCGTCATCGTTTTTGACAAGCGCTTTTCTTGGGGCTAAACTGTATAGCTTCTCAATGTTTTTTCTCCCTTTTTTCACAATAAAGCCTTCAATAAATTCCGACATTATTGCAAAGAATGTAACAACTATTGCAGGAAGAAATTGAAACAAAGCTAATGAGGCAATTATTGCTATGACCATGGAAAGTTCCATGTTTACACGACCATTTCTTAGCGCGCCCAGTGATTCTTTGAAGAGCGGATAACCGCCAATCATCACCGTGATTGTAATGACGATTTTTCCAATCCAATCAGGCTGTATGATCTGTAGCCATGCGATAAATATCATAACTAGTCCGATTCCAACTATGCGTAGAATTTCTATCCGTTTATCATCTGGTTCCTCAGCTAACTCGTGTGCCTTTTTGGGATCGTATTCACAGGCTCCAGACATACATATCCTCTGGAGGAGGATGGGATATATTGTTTTCTGGCTATAATTTTTGGAATAAACACAGGAATTTATTTATCTAAATTAATCAGATCATCATCGTTTTCAATCTGTATCGTACAGTGATTAATCCCGAATTTTTCCCTCATCAGTACATTAATTTTTTTCAAGATCGAGTTTGCTCTGCCCATGTGTTGATGCTTTACCTTGATATGAGCTGACATGGCAACAACATTGGACGTCAGAGTCCAGATGTGAAGATCGTGTATTTCCGTAATCTCCTCAAATTTGTGAATTTCTTTTGCAACATCATCTGCCTTTATCTCATGAGGTGTCCCCTCCATGAAGATGTGGAAGCACTCCTTGCACAGAGATATTCCAGATCGCAGTATCAATCCTGCAATCCCAATGCTGATTATTACATCGATTATCGCGTTTGGTATGAACATCATCAACACTGCACCACCAATCACAGCTACTGTAGATATCAGGTCGCCCAGAACGTGTGCATACGAGCCTTTGACGTTCAGGTTGGACTTGCTCTCCTTTTTCAGGAGAAGAGCCGTTACTACGTTTGCTACGAGTCCTATTGCCGCAAAAATCAGGACTGTCGTAATGTCAACCTTGTGTGTACTGAGAAATCGTGAGTAGGCCTCATAGAAAATCCATCCAGTAATTGCAATCAGGGATACGCCGTTTGCAAGTGCGGCAAATATCTCTATTCTGTGGAACCCGAAGCTCATTGTTGAAGAATGCGGCCTTTGCGCAACCCTGAAGGCTATGAAAGTCAGCCCTATTGCAAGAAAATCTGTCAGTATGTGAAACGAGTCTGAAAGAAGGGCGAGGCTGTTGCTCACCAGTCCTCCGACTAGCTCTACCACGAATATTCCGACTGTAATTACAAATGCAATCCCAAGTTTCTTTTCAACCTGCATACCCTCATGAGAATGGTTCAAATCGTCTTCACTCTGGCATGTTGCATCATATGTTATTAACGTCGTGCTAGAAATTTATGCTCTTTTTAATAATTGTTAATAACAGAACGATATTTTCTTAACATATCTAGGTTATGATAGCATATTTTTCCATCTGCCAAAACCTGACTCCTTGACAGGCCCAAGTTCGTAACATCTTTTGCGTATGGTTCCAATGGTTCCCGCCATAACAGTTGTGGTGAGCTCTTTTGAATTCGTCAATTTACTAAAAAAATCTACGGGTCCGATGGTTACCGCCAGAACAGTTGTAGTGGGTCCTGCAAAAACAAGGCCCGTGAAAACAGTTTTAGCTGGCCCGTGGGTTTTCTAGCTCCAGAGGATTTGGATTCAAGGTTTTGTCAGAAAAAATTAGTACAAAATGGGCAGTAATCTTATAGGAGTAGCTACAAAACTCCTTTTCCTTAATTTTTTCTAATTTCTTTAACTCTCATGTTTGAATGATTTTGAATGATTTTTGTTAAATGTTTTATCTATTATTTTACAATAAAAAAGATTTGGCCCAAATCCATGTCTTGATAGTTTCCGCTCACAACATATTTTCCAGAAGGATAAGAATTATCCAGAGTTATCGACGTACTAAAACTGCCACTGTCAGTTACATCCGCATTTACTCGTACTTTGGTATTATCTGGTTTTACTATTGTCAGAACCACATATCCTCCAACGGGATTACCTACTGTTCCAGATATAGTTTCTACTAGAGGTCTGTTCATTGTTAACTTTGCATCATGATATTTTACCATTACAGTATATGATTTATCATTGTAAGAAAATATTGCTGATGTGTCTCTAGGTGCATTGTCGGC
Coding sequences within:
- a CDS encoding cation diffusion facilitator family transporter, giving the protein MNHSHEGMQVEKKLGIAFVITVGIFVVELVGGLVSNSLALLSDSFHILTDFLAIGLTFIAFRVAQRPHSSTMSFGFHRIEIFAALANGVSLIAITGWIFYEAYSRFLSTHKVDITTVLIFAAIGLVANVVTALLLKKESKSNLNVKGSYAHVLGDLISTVAVIGGAVLMMFIPNAIIDVIISIGIAGLILRSGISLCKECFHIFMEGTPHEIKADDVAKEIHKFEEITEIHDLHIWTLTSNVVAMSAHIKVKHQHMGRANSILKKINVLMREKFGINHCTIQIENDDDLINLDK